gacaaaaaatgaagcagatccaacactcaagtggcccacgccaaaataAACAgtgccctacaaagtttttaacggtaagtattcaattcccttttttgtatgacgtgatccaattgagtattggatatgcctcaattttttactcatgctatgaattcaactggaattatggatgaacggtgtagataagcgaaatgcatcacagtgggacctacagatattttgtaatattcttggttttcGTGTAAAAAAAATAAGTAGTCAAATCAAGTAAGATGTAAATGCAAGGggaagtaattattattttttacactgCATTTACCATTTCACTGGAAAATCAAGCACGCccttaggatttctacaatccttcttcatgtgtccaaacATCCTACAGTTTCAATACTTTAATTTTCATTTGCCCTTaccattggatttggatctaggtcttcaAGATCTTATATCTCGCTCAAAATCTTTACCCcttgtaatcagtgcatcggaagatgcccccatgtcgccGTTTAACTCGTCTTTGGATCGACCGCCCATTTGTGAGCCACTGACAGGGTGCCATCGGTGCTATGACCCTATTGATGTTGGCCCATGACCCATCCAGGTGACAGTCTATCAAATCGGTGGCCGTGACCATCGCATCAAGTGTCACGTGTATGGCTGTGATATCTCTTAGAGCATAAATTACAGTTTTACTGAGTAAAATCACACTCATGGGATTATCAATATCCTCTAAAAATGAGCGATCCAGATTTCCTGAAAAAACAAATcagatcatccatttggtggTCCACATCATGGACTGCTTATAGAATGGCTTTAATAAGATGATTTGGAAAAGGGATGGCTATACAAAATGTCCAATTTGTAGAAAGATAAGGTCAGGGCTTTGCTAAGTGGGACCCCTTGTGACTTGAATTGTAGACCGTTGGTTAATACCTTTCTAAGGGGCCACCTTGACTTTCACGTGCAGCCCATAGAGCTTTGCTAACCTTAGACATCCATGAAGAAAATGACAGATTGTAGAAGGTGTAGTTGAAGTTTCTGCAACCCCAAACCCTCCCTCCTTGGTTGGGTTGATGCAATGAAACCCTACATCCTGCACAGGGTGCATGTCAGCACTTGTGCTTTCTTATTTCTTCGGGAAATCTTTTATGTTTTTGCTCTTTATGTCGCCATGTTTCAATCAGGTTTGCCGCTGTAAGTGGCAGAGCCAAGTTGGCCATGTGCATGGACTTGTAAATTCACTGCCTGAAACCTCTTGTATTTTTCATTACAAGTTTCGAACCGTTTCATTTTTAGTACGAATATGATgcagggatggatgtgatgaggtcgatcaccatcttccccaACGGGATAACGACTACGAATCCACAGAGcttatctggactcctcacatagattcctcgaatccacgaggaagaataagaaaaatagaaataaattctaaaaatttgaaatttgatttagacatgaaagtgtccgtgacccgctctacatcagtataTCCACATTTCATATGGCCTCCCAATAGAGTTATCACCCAGTGTGCCTGTAGGAAAGAAAGTACTAGAATAAGAAAGGAAAATTTTAGAATGAAGAAGGGTTATCTGTAAGAGTCTTACTCCCTTTGGGTGAGTTAGTTCTATGTGGGACACTTCCACTCCAGCTTTGGGGCCTTTTAAAGCCTTTCAATTACAACAGCCCATTGTGTTTATTACATGATAGACTATCTCATAGTCAGTTCCACAGTTATCCAATGACTAATGAAGTGAAGGCATTGTCATGAATCCAAAACCTCCCTCATCTTGGTCTATTATGACTAACTAACAAGTTAGGATTTTATGGCCTCATATGCCATTTATATTTGTCCATAATACTGCATCCAAACCTATTAGACATCCATTTAAGCCTACTTCCTTTTAATCCTACAACATGAGGTTAATTTATCATCATCTTTGCCTATTACTAAAGACCGAAGACTATTTGTCCACCTGAACCATCCGGTCCAATGTAGTAAACCCTGACCCACCATCACACGTTCTCCACCATTCATGGACAATATTTTCTTACATCGAATTGATATAGAACCCAAAAGCTATGTTCACTAATTCTTTCTTTTGTAGTTGTAAAAAGTGTGCTAATAATCTGGAATGTGATGACAtgtaaatataaaatacataaatttggatacaAATACATAGTTATGTCATGTATGCATATCATACTCATTAGGCACATACATGCCGACTAAACAAAGCAGAACTCAGTACTAAATGGCACATGAACCTCTTGGTGAAATTTGGGAGAAATAagatctttttttcttctttttttttttttaccattaggCATCAATCTTCAAGGTGTCAATGAACTGAGTTTCACCGTAGAAGTTATCCTGGCTAAAGAATCGATTGAAGTACTCAGCATGACTGAGGGTTTTGTAGAGTGCTGGATTATCTGGCTTGATAAGATTGCGGGCCGGCCCAAATATGGCATCTGTGTTAGGATAGCAGAAAGTGACAATCGTTATTCTCTCCTTCAAACTATTTACAACGGCTCTGTGTTCTGCACTCCTGTAAATCCCGTTACTCATAATCTGCATAATCAAGAAACTAAGGCGGTAATCAAATGCCCAAAGTTGGACATAGGATAGTAATCTAGCAACTGCAAGAAACTAATAACTATGTCCACATGGCATTTCTTCTTTAGGGtgggtttggttgcaccaaatatcattacatttcatgattaatcagtctaatttggtgcaaaaattCATGAAATTTTGTGCAACTAAACACCCTCTCAGCCAGGACACCAATGGCCTAAATAGCCCTCCAAGAACCATTACctacatccatctatttttagtgaCATGGCTCATTAGTTGCAGATTTGCAGTTCTGTTGGGTTGTGTTTCAGTGCTTGAGCAGCACTGATGCTTTCAACTTAGGCTACAAAATGCTGTTTTTTTGTTCCGGAATTCGAGAAATGTGCAAGCCCAACCAGCCCTTCATCCAAATTTGGATCCAAGGCACCCAAATCACGATTTTGGCTGGTATCCAAACCCACCTAACAATTCCTACTTTGAAAGCATGAACCAAATCATGTTCAGGTGTGCATTTAAAGCACAAACGTAGCGCACAAAGTTTCCTTTCTGGATAAACACCTCAACCAAAATGGATTGATAATTAGTCCCGGTCATGTGCAACTCGTCTGAGCCAACTTGGACTAAGTCGAGTCCAATATGGTTCGGAACCATGAGTCAGAATTGAAAATAGAGGGTGACTGAGCCCAACATGGCCAAGTCACCACCAACTTGGCCAAGTCGTGAACAGAGTCAGTCAGAGTCACCTTAAACCTGTTGAGTGTGTGGGAGTTTGCATGCAGGTGCTTGTGACATTAGgtgtgttaccattccaatgttcCCAACGAATATGAGAAATGCACCAGAGAGGATCTCAACAGGGACCCAATATCCATCTTTTCGAATCTGTAAGCCTTGTGTTTCGTCCAATTCAAGCAAGATAGTTATGCCTGAAATGTCTGCATGTGCCGCCATCCCGATCACTTGCTGTGGTTGAGAGCAATGTGGATAGTAATTCATCCGTACATGGCATTGTCCGTTGTTGAAATGCTTGGAGAATTCATGGACCTCTAGCCCAAGGCCCTTGGCCATGAATTCCAGCAGGGAAATTGCTAGCCTCTTCACCTCTCCCGAGTAACTGTCTAGAGTTTCCCTGTTTTTTAAGGAGAAAGAAAGGTTTCTTCATTAGAGATTTGCTCATTCCACACACCGGCATCTGAGCCGTGCATCAGGTGAGATAGGGAGAAAATGATACAGTAGAGCCCGAGGAACCGGAATATGGTAGCCCATCTCTCCAAAGTATACTTGGCAGGATGATGCATCAATCTGAATCATCCATCTAGTAATTGGCATCACATCTATTAGATAATCACATTCATCACTGCCCTTTGCTTCACTTAATGAATTTTGACTGGCAACTATTTCTGTTCATTAGCATGGCTTTAAAGGTCTTTCATCAAATGATGgccatttggtggatgtgtatTTCAAACCATTTTCCATCCACAGTATGGGAAGCTAAATGGATGGTCGGGTTGTATCATTTCCTCCAATGGAGACTTTTTAAACCAGCTACTGTTATTAAACTTGTTCAGTTGATACATTGGGTTTTCTGGGAAAACATGGGAAAAGTCTAACGTTCTGTTTTAATTCCTCaggtttttcattttttggttaCTGTAGGGAATCAACTGTCATTGAGTTACAGCCCAAAATTCAGTTGTTAGAACAATCTAACTTGTGATCGGTCGACACTTTTTATTTTAAccattcaataaatgtccacaaatccaATAGTAAGGTAATCAAATAAGTATAATATTTGGTTCATAATATATATAAGAGGAATGATCACATACGTTTAAAAATATTCGAGTTGTGTAGTGTCGTTCTCAAAATATAGCCTGATCCAGAACTCAGTTGGGCAACACC
This region of Magnolia sinica isolate HGM2019 chromosome 1, MsV1, whole genome shotgun sequence genomic DNA includes:
- the LOC131219969 gene encoding oxoglutarate-dependent flavonoid 7-O-demethylase 1-like isoform X1, translated to MDLPSNTQAHLPVPSVQELAREPLDAVPSRYIRDDVDDPVSNPCNPSLQIPTVDMSRLLDAESQTDELHKLYSICRDWGAFQLVNHGVADELVKSMKEKIGDFFNFPLQEKKRYAQKEGSVEGYGQTFVTSEEQKLEWNDMLFIHALPIEDRNYSFWPERPQGFRETLDSYSGEVKRLAISLLEFMAKGLGLEVHEFSKHFNNGQCHVRMNYYPHCSQPQQVIGMAAHADISGITILLELDETQGLQIRKDGYWVPVEILSGAFLIFVGNIGMIMSNGIYRSAEHRAVVNSLKERITIVTFCYPNTDAIFGPARNLIKPDNPALYKTLSHAEYFNRFFSQDNFYGETQFIDTLKIDA